A single genomic interval of Roseomonas gilardii subsp. gilardii harbors:
- a CDS encoding helix-turn-helix domain-containing protein, producing MPTAVTPEAVVVGSRGQSWCRSFGREPLSGDADTLALYACAGRGLSPASLRVHLAAIQAAHRLAGVALDPREPRLAMVLEGIARSHGTQPRRRAAAAGPDALRLMLAARPPGTAIPEVAAWRRGWLRAGEGVPALLAAEAVARWMREAGEGDLARPEPQQALFLAAVLLKRRWRLGHVPLVFWAGAGPGERLPRPTGDPAAWPGLFLTRLAAAARKGLEVLDRLEAAQQRLAALAEGARRSSSLPTAAELVLRRPLVTAPQLARDLGLTHQGALLILARLQKARIAQEVTGRGSFRAYAVNVTSHTGWSST from the coding sequence GTGCCGACGGCCGTCACGCCGGAGGCTGTTGTGGTTGGATCACGCGGCCAAAGCTGGTGCCGCTCGTTTGGCCGCGAGCCGCTTTCGGGCGATGCCGACACGCTCGCCCTCTACGCCTGCGCCGGCCGCGGCCTCAGCCCCGCCTCGCTGCGCGTCCACCTCGCCGCCATCCAGGCCGCCCACCGCCTGGCCGGGGTGGCGCTGGACCCGCGCGAGCCGCGGCTGGCCATGGTGCTCGAAGGCATCGCCCGCAGCCATGGCACCCAGCCCCGGCGCAGAGCCGCCGCGGCCGGCCCGGACGCGCTGCGGCTGATGCTGGCCGCCCGCCCGCCCGGCACCGCAATCCCGGAGGTCGCGGCCTGGCGGCGAGGCTGGCTGCGGGCGGGAGAGGGGGTGCCGGCCCTCCTCGCCGCGGAAGCCGTGGCCCGCTGGATGCGCGAGGCCGGGGAAGGCGACCTCGCCCGACCGGAGCCGCAACAGGCGCTGTTCCTGGCCGCCGTGCTGCTGAAGCGCCGGTGGCGGCTGGGTCACGTGCCTCTGGTCTTCTGGGCAGGGGCCGGGCCGGGGGAGCGGCTGCCGCGACCCACCGGGGATCCGGCCGCGTGGCCGGGGCTGTTCCTCACCCGCTTGGCCGCCGCCGCGCGAAAGGGGCTGGAGGTGCTGGATCGCCTGGAGGCGGCACAGCAGCGACTTGCCGCGCTGGCCGAAGGCGCGCGGCGCTCCTCCTCGCTGCCGACCGCGGCGGAACTGGTGCTGCGCCGGCCACTCGTTACCGCGCCGCAACTGGCCAGGGACCTCGGCCTGACCCATCAGGGCGCGCTGCTGATCCTGGCCAGGCTGCAGAAGGCCCGGATCGCTCAGGAGGTGACGGGCAGGGGGAGCTTCAGGGCTTACGCGGTTAATGTCACTTCCCACACGGGATGGAGCAGCACGTGA
- a CDS encoding LLM class flavin-dependent oxidoreductase has protein sequence MSYLLSILDKSPVVAGETASSALRRTIDLAKRAEKLGYHRFWLAEHHGAPGLAGVAPEILASHLLAHTDRIRIGSGGAMLQHYSPYKVAESFQLLAALAPHRVDLGIGKAPGGLPFTTRALQWERRDDAAGFDEKLQLLDGFLRNSLPADHALAGAVANPRPEVAAERFLLGASPESAILAARLGWSFVYAGHFNGDPAQLAQTLGTFTARAPGQSPMLALAVLVTRTEEEARQRLAAHRIYRVTLETGQSVNVGSAEQAAEFARQAGVTRYTTEERRPAVLAGTAEQVRTELSHLASRHGIREFVLDLPVPDEEARIATIELLAQDRVLAAA, from the coding sequence ATGTCCTATCTGCTCAGCATTCTCGACAAGAGCCCTGTCGTTGCCGGCGAAACAGCCAGTTCGGCCCTGCGCCGCACGATCGATCTGGCGAAGCGCGCGGAGAAGCTTGGCTATCATCGTTTCTGGCTGGCGGAACATCATGGCGCCCCCGGCCTCGCTGGCGTGGCGCCGGAGATCCTGGCCTCGCATCTCTTGGCCCACACCGACCGCATCCGCATCGGTTCCGGCGGCGCGATGCTGCAGCACTACAGCCCCTACAAGGTCGCGGAGAGCTTCCAGCTTCTGGCGGCGCTGGCGCCGCACCGCGTGGACCTGGGCATCGGCAAGGCGCCCGGCGGCCTGCCCTTCACGACGCGCGCCCTCCAGTGGGAACGCCGGGATGATGCGGCGGGCTTCGACGAGAAGCTGCAACTGCTCGACGGCTTCCTGCGGAACAGCCTGCCGGCGGATCATGCCCTCGCCGGCGCGGTGGCCAACCCGCGCCCCGAGGTGGCGGCGGAACGCTTCCTGCTGGGGGCGAGCCCGGAAAGCGCGATCCTGGCGGCCCGGCTCGGATGGTCCTTCGTCTATGCGGGCCATTTCAACGGTGACCCCGCCCAGCTCGCGCAAACGCTTGGGACATTCACGGCGCGGGCACCGGGCCAGTCGCCCATGCTGGCCCTGGCCGTCCTGGTCACCCGCACGGAGGAGGAGGCCAGGCAGCGCCTCGCCGCGCACCGCATCTACCGCGTCACCCTGGAAACAGGGCAGTCGGTGAATGTGGGCAGCGCCGAGCAGGCCGCGGAGTTCGCCCGCCAGGCCGGTGTCACGCGCTACACCACCGAGGAACGCAGGCCGGCGGTGCTGGCGGGAACGGCGGAGCAGGTTCGGACGGAGCTGTCCCATCTGGCCTCACGCCACGGGATCAGGGAATTCGTCCTGGACCTGCCTGTGCCTGACGAAGAAGCGCGCATCGCGACGATCGAGCTGCTGGCCCAGGACCGCGTCCTGGCCGCGGCCTGA
- a CDS encoding GNAT family N-acetyltransferase: MMASGTVLDILHTTPLDPKARPLLDALLAEYDRRYGTFFDPRGASAELERYPAALFAPPDGAFLLLLRDGETVGGGAFMRHDESTAELKRVWVREDLRRQGLARRILTVLEVQAARQGYSRLYLTTGFRQPEAAGLYLSSGYRALFDLEVDPEVHRKLPFEKPIGQPYPRRMAEACCPRQAH; this comes from the coding sequence ATGATGGCGTCCGGGACGGTGCTGGACATCCTCCATACGACGCCGTTGGACCCGAAGGCCCGGCCGCTGCTCGACGCGTTGCTGGCCGAGTATGACCGGCGCTACGGGACCTTTTTCGATCCGCGTGGCGCCTCGGCCGAGCTGGAACGCTACCCGGCGGCGCTCTTCGCCCCGCCGGACGGGGCCTTCCTGCTGCTGCTGCGCGACGGCGAAACGGTCGGCGGCGGCGCCTTCATGCGCCATGACGAGAGCACCGCGGAACTCAAGCGCGTCTGGGTGCGCGAGGATCTGCGTCGGCAGGGGCTCGCACGCCGCATCCTGACTGTGCTCGAGGTGCAGGCGGCGCGCCAGGGTTATTCCCGCCTCTATCTCACGACCGGCTTCCGCCAGCCGGAAGCCGCGGGCCTCTATCTCAGCAGCGGCTACCGGGCGCTGTTCGACCTGGAGGTGGACCCGGAGGTCCATCGCAAGCTGCCCTTCGAGAAGCCTATCGGTCAGCCGTATCCCCGCCGGATGGCAGAGGCCTGTTGTCCGCGACAGGCCCACTGA
- a CDS encoding PLP-dependent cysteine synthase family protein — MGRIYDSLSDLVGDTPMLELHRIRQRWNLDSRLIGKIEYLNPAGSIKDRTAWGIIREAENSGRLKPGDLLVDVTSGNTGIGLAAVAASRGYRTKFYLRNIISQEKINVLRQYGAEVVLIDNHEFLEPGAIDAILTRIQNENPDAYFTDQRGNQANWRIHEETTGPEIWRDTDGTVDVLVGAVGTGGTISGTARFLKAQKPGVRIVVAEPSPDSIPSKEHPYAETIEGVHKVTDVEKTLLPGNFDAEVVDETLAVSVAEARRVAQLLAREEGLLVGTSGGAVLSVALAVAARPEHAGQTIVVIFPDSGERYLSTQTTPA, encoded by the coding sequence ATGGGTAGGATCTATGACAGTCTCTCCGATCTGGTCGGCGACACGCCGATGTTGGAACTGCACCGCATCCGGCAGAGGTGGAATCTCGATAGCCGCCTGATCGGCAAGATCGAGTACCTGAATCCCGCCGGCAGCATCAAGGACAGGACAGCCTGGGGCATCATCCGGGAGGCCGAAAACAGCGGCCGTCTGAAGCCGGGCGACCTGCTGGTGGATGTCACCAGCGGCAATACGGGCATCGGGCTGGCGGCGGTGGCGGCATCGCGGGGATACCGAACGAAATTCTACCTTCGGAACATCATCAGCCAGGAGAAGATCAATGTGCTGCGCCAGTATGGCGCCGAGGTCGTCCTGATCGACAATCACGAGTTCCTCGAACCGGGTGCGATCGACGCGATCCTGACGCGGATCCAGAATGAGAATCCGGACGCGTACTTCACGGACCAGCGCGGCAACCAAGCCAACTGGCGCATCCACGAGGAGACCACCGGCCCCGAGATCTGGCGGGACACGGACGGCACGGTGGATGTCCTCGTAGGGGCTGTCGGCACGGGGGGGACGATCTCCGGCACCGCCCGCTTCCTGAAGGCGCAGAAGCCTGGCGTCAGGATCGTCGTCGCGGAACCGAGTCCGGACTCCATTCCTTCGAAGGAGCATCCCTATGCGGAGACCATCGAGGGCGTGCACAAGGTCACGGATGTCGAGAAGACTCTGCTTCCTGGTAACTTCGACGCGGAAGTGGTTGACGAGACCCTTGCCGTGAGCGTGGCCGAAGCACGACGGGTGGCGCAGCTCCTGGCCCGAGAGGAAGGACTCCTCGTTGGAACGTCTGGTGGCGCGGTGCTGTCCGTCGCACTGGCCGTCGCCGCCCGACCGGAACATGCCGGCCAGACCATCGTCGTCATCTTTCCCGATAGCGGGGAGCGTTACCTCTCCACGCAAACTACGCCCGCCTGA
- a CDS encoding LLM class flavin-dependent oxidoreductase, whose amino-acid sequence MSTRPITFGIMLQGPGGHMNSWKHPSVPPDASVNLGFFVDTIRKAESAGIAFAFVADGLYINEKSIPHFLNRFEPLTILSALAAVTSRIGLVGTVSTSYSDPFTVARQFASLDLISGGRAGWNAVTSPLEGSAKNYGRPHPEHALRYEIAAEYIDVLKGLWDSWDDDAFVRDRESGTFFDPAKLHRLNHKGRFFSVEGPLNIGRSAQGQPVIFQAGSSPAGIALAGRHADAVFSNARSIEESQAFYRKIRQSAEAHGRRPDAIKSFPGIGPIVGATQQEAEEKLRVIRDLVTLPEALNYLGRFFDHHDFTQYDVDAPFPDLGDIGRNSFQSTTDAIKRNARERKLSLREAALEAATPKTNFVGTPEAVAEEIIRWVDAEAADGFILGFPVIGEGFDDFSRLVLPILQERGRYNPVQEGRTLRDHLGLPFRESVHAAEPPLLRRSA is encoded by the coding sequence ATGAGCACTCGCCCCATCACCTTCGGAATCATGCTTCAGGGCCCCGGCGGCCACATGAATTCCTGGAAGCATCCGAGCGTCCCGCCGGATGCCAGCGTCAACCTGGGCTTCTTCGTCGATACCATCCGCAAGGCCGAATCCGCGGGGATCGCCTTCGCCTTTGTGGCCGACGGGCTCTACATCAACGAGAAGTCGATCCCGCATTTCCTGAACCGGTTCGAGCCGCTCACCATCCTGTCCGCGCTCGCCGCGGTGACCTCGCGCATCGGACTCGTCGGCACCGTCTCCACCTCCTATAGCGATCCCTTCACCGTGGCGCGGCAGTTCGCCTCGCTCGACCTGATCAGCGGGGGCCGGGCCGGGTGGAATGCCGTGACCTCGCCGCTCGAAGGGTCCGCGAAGAACTACGGCCGCCCCCATCCCGAGCATGCCCTCCGCTACGAGATCGCGGCGGAATACATCGACGTGCTGAAGGGCCTGTGGGATTCCTGGGACGATGACGCCTTCGTCCGCGACCGGGAAAGCGGCACCTTCTTCGATCCGGCGAAGCTGCACCGGCTGAATCACAAGGGGCGCTTCTTTTCCGTCGAGGGTCCGCTCAACATCGGACGTTCCGCGCAGGGACAGCCGGTCATTTTCCAGGCCGGTTCCTCCCCCGCCGGCATCGCCCTGGCCGGCCGGCATGCTGACGCGGTCTTCAGCAATGCGCGCTCGATAGAGGAAAGCCAGGCCTTCTACCGCAAGATCCGGCAAAGTGCCGAAGCGCATGGACGCCGCCCGGACGCCATCAAGTCCTTCCCCGGCATCGGTCCCATCGTCGGCGCCACGCAACAGGAAGCGGAGGAGAAGCTCCGGGTCATCCGTGACCTGGTGACCCTGCCGGAAGCGCTCAACTACCTGGGCCGCTTCTTCGACCACCACGATTTCACGCAGTACGATGTGGACGCGCCCTTCCCCGATCTGGGCGATATCGGGCGCAACAGCTTCCAGTCCACCACCGATGCCATCAAGCGCAATGCACGGGAACGGAAGCTGAGCCTGCGCGAGGCGGCGCTGGAAGCCGCCACGCCCAAGACGAATTTCGTCGGCACCCCGGAGGCGGTGGCCGAGGAAATCATCCGCTGGGTGGATGCCGAGGCCGCGGATGGCTTCATCCTCGGCTTCCCCGTCATCGGCGAGGGCTTCGACGACTTCTCGCGCCTCGTCCTGCCCATCCTCCAGGAACGCGGCCGCTACAACCCCGTGCAGGAGGGCCGCACGCTCCGCGATCATCTCGGCCTGCCCTTCCGCGAGAGCGTCCATGCGGCCGAGCCCCCGCTGCTGCGGCGGAGCGCCTGA
- a CDS encoding amino acid ABC transporter permease/ATP-binding protein — protein MSATTALRETATQPPAPALPISGHYRIVPARYPWRVAGTVFSALVIALVLQSVFTNPRWGWDVFAEWFFSAPVLEGLGRTLLLTVLGSALGFLFGTLLALARISGSPLLAGLSWSYVWLLRSIPLIVLLLVLNNLGYLYETIWLGIPFTDITFARYQTTQLMGPFMAAVLGLMLNQAAFCSEIIRGGILSVDQGQLEAAAALGLPRRRQATRIVLPQAMRSILPTGFNEIIGLAKGTSVVYILALPELFYTIQVIYRRNLEVIPLLMVATVWYLVILSVLSFAQYHIERHFARGALRQLPPGLFDRFRGRRQAPTGLAPELPVAEAAPAAGSGWAEEARAPAGEVVVSGVSKSFGDVKVLDDVSLRVPAGSVTVILGPSGSGKSTLLRSINHLERVDDGIIAIDGQLIGYRVQGDTLHELKEHDILRRRVDVGMVFQNFNLFPHLTVLENIIEAPVTVRGESRAKATARARELLARVGLADKAAAYPRQLSGGQQQRVAIARALALRPKVLLFDEPTSALDPELVGEVLDVIKELSHLGTTLVIVTHEIGFAREVADQIVFMDGGRIIETGPPGRVLSAPEHPRTWEFLSKVL, from the coding sequence ATGTCCGCCACGACCGCCCTGAGGGAAACGGCCACGCAGCCGCCCGCCCCTGCCCTTCCCATTTCCGGCCATTACCGGATCGTGCCGGCACGTTATCCGTGGCGTGTCGCCGGAACCGTCTTCTCCGCGCTCGTCATCGCCCTGGTGCTGCAATCGGTGTTCACCAACCCGCGCTGGGGCTGGGATGTCTTCGCGGAATGGTTCTTCTCCGCGCCTGTGCTGGAGGGGCTGGGGCGCACACTCCTGCTCACGGTGCTCGGCTCGGCGCTGGGCTTCCTCTTCGGAACGCTTCTCGCCCTGGCACGGATCTCGGGCTCGCCCCTGCTGGCGGGCCTGTCCTGGTCCTATGTCTGGCTGCTTCGTTCGATCCCGCTCATCGTGCTGCTGCTGGTGCTGAACAACCTCGGCTATCTGTACGAGACCATCTGGCTGGGCATTCCCTTCACCGACATCACCTTCGCACGCTACCAGACCACGCAGCTGATGGGCCCCTTCATGGCCGCGGTCCTGGGGCTCATGCTGAACCAGGCGGCCTTCTGCTCGGAGATCATACGGGGCGGCATCCTCTCGGTGGACCAGGGGCAGCTCGAGGCGGCGGCGGCGCTCGGCCTTCCCCGGCGGCGGCAGGCCACCCGCATCGTGCTGCCGCAGGCGATGCGCTCGATCCTTCCCACCGGCTTCAACGAGATCATCGGCCTCGCGAAGGGCACGTCGGTCGTCTACATCCTGGCCCTGCCGGAGCTGTTCTACACGATCCAGGTGATCTACCGGCGGAACCTGGAGGTCATCCCGCTCCTGATGGTCGCGACCGTCTGGTACTTGGTGATCCTGAGCGTCCTCTCCTTCGCCCAGTACCATATCGAGCGGCATTTCGCGCGCGGTGCCCTGCGCCAGCTCCCACCCGGCCTGTTCGACCGGTTCCGCGGGCGCAGGCAGGCGCCCACCGGCCTGGCGCCAGAACTGCCTGTCGCGGAGGCCGCCCCCGCCGCCGGAAGCGGATGGGCGGAGGAGGCGCGCGCCCCCGCCGGTGAGGTGGTGGTGAGCGGCGTCTCGAAGTCCTTCGGCGATGTGAAGGTGCTGGACGATGTCAGCCTGCGGGTGCCGGCCGGCAGCGTCACGGTGATCCTGGGGCCTTCCGGCTCGGGCAAGTCCACGCTGCTGCGAAGCATCAACCATCTGGAACGGGTCGATGACGGCATCATCGCCATCGACGGGCAACTCATCGGCTATCGCGTCCAGGGCGACACACTCCACGAGCTGAAGGAGCACGACATCCTGCGGCGGCGGGTCGATGTCGGCATGGTGTTCCAGAATTTCAACCTGTTCCCGCATCTCACGGTTCTGGAGAACATCATCGAGGCGCCGGTGACGGTGCGTGGCGAGAGCCGCGCGAAGGCTACCGCGCGAGCGCGCGAGCTGCTGGCCAGGGTGGGGCTGGCGGACAAGGCTGCGGCCTATCCGCGCCAGCTTTCGGGCGGGCAGCAGCAGCGCGTGGCGATCGCCCGCGCGCTGGCGCTGCGGCCCAAGGTGCTGCTCTTCGACGAGCCCACCTCCGCGCTCGACCCGGAGCTGGTGGGGGAGGTCCTCGATGTCATCAAGGAACTCTCGCATCTCGGCACCACCCTCGTGATCGTCACCCACGAGATCGGCTTCGCGCGGGAGGTGGCGGACCAGATCGTCTTCATGGATGGCGGCCGGATCATCGAGACCGGCCCACCCGGTCGCGTCCTGTCCGCACCCGAACACCCACGCACCTGGGAATTCCTGAGCAAGGTCCTCTGA
- a CDS encoding GNAT family N-acetyltransferase yields MSETIIHSSLLAAEAQVVLDGLVAEFADRYGTDRPGGARAEVDRYPPAAFVPPLGDFLVLLQDGHVVAGGAFMSHDDETVEIKRVWTHPAMRRQGLAHRIMAALEKRAGDLGYTRAYLTTGFRQPEAVALYLKLGFRPLFDLDAAPALYRSLPFEKHIGVKAGQPGCSPLRRPARSFEEATVEVNAIKSEQEARILGRLAQFTPVG; encoded by the coding sequence ATGAGCGAAACCATCATCCATTCCTCTTTACTCGCGGCTGAGGCCCAGGTCGTGCTGGACGGGCTCGTCGCCGAATTCGCCGATCGCTATGGCACTGATCGTCCCGGCGGTGCGCGTGCCGAGGTGGACCGCTATCCGCCCGCCGCCTTTGTGCCGCCGCTGGGCGATTTCCTGGTCCTGCTGCAGGATGGCCATGTCGTCGCGGGCGGGGCCTTCATGAGCCATGACGACGAGACGGTCGAAATCAAGCGCGTCTGGACGCATCCGGCGATGCGCCGTCAGGGCTTGGCACACCGGATCATGGCGGCGCTGGAGAAGCGCGCCGGCGATCTCGGCTATACCCGCGCCTATCTGACCACCGGCTTCCGCCAGCCGGAGGCGGTCGCCCTGTACCTGAAGCTGGGCTTCCGCCCGTTGTTCGACCTGGATGCCGCCCCCGCGCTCTACCGCTCGCTGCCGTTTGAAAAGCATATCGGTGTCAAGGCGGGCCAGCCCGGTTGCTCGCCCCTGCGCCGGCCCGCCCGCTCCTTCGAAGAGGCGACAGTGGAGGTCAACGCTATCAAATCCGAGCAGGAAGCGCGCATTCTCGGACGCCTCGCACAGTTCACGCCGGTTGGGTGA
- a CDS encoding HAD-IC family P-type ATPase, with product MDTAARKADKIASDGPVADWHAATAEAVIKDLNTTAETGLSVEEAGKRLQRHGPNRLPEGQKTGPLRKFLQQLNSILVYVLLAAGFVKLLIGLWLDAGIILAVVLLNALLGFIQEGKAEKALDSIRNMLSAEARVRRAGKLRIIPAEELVPGDIVLLESGDKIPADLRLVEVKSLRTEEAALTGESVPIDKTTEILPRRATVGDRTNMAFSGTLVASGRGIGVVVATGAATELGRINQLMSGVSALDTPLLRQIKKFGYVITTAIGIVSVLVFLFGRFIRGMPFIDIFQAVVSIAVSVIPEGLPALITVTLAIGVQRMAQRHAIIRRLPAVETLGSVSRICSDKTGTLTLMEMMVTSAVTAGGSYTVTGQGYAMQGQILKEGVPAGDDAALEGMGRVSILCNDAELLEKEGTWKVEGDPTEAALYPFATKVGLGREAVLAAHQRVDIIPFESEHKFMATLHRDDQGVEMLLVKGAPEVILRHCDRELLGAGQSAPLFLNTWLAAADKLAAKGERVLALAWKLQPGLPGGELKAADLPHDLMLLGLVGLLDPPRAEAVSAVRECHGGGIRVTMITGDHKITAAAIAAMLGIGDGKTAVAGVEIERMNEAELQDCVRDVDVFARATPEHKLRLVKAIQANGQIVAMTGDGVNDAPALKKADVGIAMGIKGTEVTKEAAEMVLADDNFASISLAVKEGRTVYNNIEKAILFMLPTNVAQGLVIMVAILLGFAPPITAPQILWVNMVTSVALGLVISFEPHEKDVMRRPPREVSRPILDAFGLWRVAFVGVALLVLTLWAFAWMRRDDASDALARTAAVNALVLGQVFYLLNSRFKVESSLDLKVHLDNRALPLGIGAVVILQLLFTYAPPLQLLFETQGMGPGTWLGLLFAGMVFFFLVETEKMAIRRLSRRSARPAP from the coding sequence ATGGACACCGCAGCCCGAAAGGCTGACAAGATTGCGAGCGACGGCCCGGTCGCTGACTGGCACGCTGCCACCGCTGAGGCGGTCATAAAGGACCTGAACACCACGGCGGAAACCGGACTTTCCGTCGAGGAAGCGGGGAAGCGCTTGCAGCGGCATGGCCCCAACCGCCTTCCGGAAGGCCAGAAGACAGGGCCGCTGCGGAAGTTCCTCCAGCAGCTTAACAGCATACTCGTCTATGTCCTGCTCGCGGCCGGCTTCGTGAAGCTCCTGATCGGTCTCTGGCTGGATGCTGGGATCATTCTGGCCGTGGTGCTCCTCAATGCCCTGCTGGGCTTCATTCAGGAGGGCAAGGCGGAGAAAGCTCTCGATTCCATCCGCAACATGCTTTCGGCTGAGGCTCGCGTTCGCCGCGCTGGCAAGTTGCGGATCATCCCAGCCGAGGAACTGGTGCCGGGCGACATCGTGTTGCTCGAATCAGGGGACAAGATCCCAGCTGACCTGCGTCTGGTCGAGGTGAAGAGCCTGCGGACGGAGGAGGCCGCTCTTACCGGCGAGTCGGTGCCGATCGACAAGACTACCGAGATCTTGCCACGGCGGGCAACCGTGGGGGATCGGACAAACATGGCCTTCTCCGGGACACTGGTCGCCTCCGGGCGCGGGATAGGTGTGGTGGTGGCGACTGGCGCCGCGACCGAACTTGGCCGCATCAACCAGCTGATGTCCGGTGTCAGTGCCTTGGACACGCCGCTGCTGCGGCAAATCAAGAAGTTCGGCTATGTCATCACAACCGCCATCGGCATCGTCAGCGTCCTGGTCTTCCTCTTCGGCCGTTTCATTCGCGGCATGCCTTTCATCGATATCTTCCAGGCCGTGGTCAGCATCGCCGTCTCGGTGATTCCGGAGGGCCTGCCCGCACTCATCACGGTAACGCTGGCGATCGGCGTGCAGCGGATGGCACAGCGCCATGCCATTATCCGGCGCCTGCCGGCCGTCGAGACTCTGGGCTCGGTCTCCCGGATCTGCTCCGATAAGACCGGGACGCTGACACTGATGGAAATGATGGTTACCTCGGCCGTCACCGCCGGCGGCAGCTACACCGTGACGGGGCAGGGCTATGCCATGCAGGGTCAAATCCTGAAGGAGGGCGTGCCTGCGGGGGATGACGCGGCCCTGGAGGGGATGGGGCGCGTCTCCATCCTCTGTAATGACGCGGAACTGCTCGAGAAGGAGGGCACCTGGAAGGTAGAGGGCGACCCCACCGAGGCGGCGCTGTATCCCTTCGCGACCAAGGTAGGGCTGGGGCGGGAAGCGGTGCTGGCGGCGCACCAGCGCGTTGACATCATTCCCTTCGAGTCCGAGCACAAGTTCATGGCCACCCTACACCGCGATGATCAAGGGGTAGAAATGCTGCTGGTGAAGGGAGCACCGGAGGTCATCCTGCGCCACTGTGACCGGGAGTTGCTGGGCGCCGGGCAATCCGCGCCACTCTTCCTTAACACCTGGCTGGCGGCGGCGGATAAGTTGGCAGCAAAGGGCGAGCGGGTTCTTGCCCTGGCCTGGAAGCTGCAGCCTGGACTCCCGGGCGGGGAGCTGAAAGCGGCGGACCTGCCCCATGACCTCATGCTGCTCGGCCTTGTCGGCCTGCTCGATCCGCCGCGAGCCGAAGCTGTCTCTGCCGTGCGAGAATGTCATGGGGGCGGCATACGGGTCACCATGATCACGGGCGACCACAAGATCACCGCCGCCGCGATTGCTGCAATGCTCGGTATCGGAGATGGCAAGACCGCTGTGGCCGGGGTCGAGATCGAGCGGATGAACGAGGCTGAGCTGCAGGACTGCGTGCGCGACGTAGACGTCTTCGCGCGAGCCACTCCCGAGCACAAGCTACGCTTGGTCAAGGCTATTCAGGCCAATGGGCAGATCGTGGCCATGACCGGCGACGGCGTCAATGATGCGCCAGCCCTGAAGAAGGCGGATGTCGGCATCGCCATGGGCATCAAAGGTACCGAGGTGACCAAGGAAGCGGCCGAGATGGTGTTGGCCGATGACAACTTCGCCTCCATCAGCCTTGCTGTGAAGGAAGGGCGTACCGTCTACAACAATATCGAGAAGGCCATCCTGTTCATGCTGCCGACGAATGTCGCGCAGGGGCTCGTGATCATGGTTGCCATCCTGCTAGGCTTCGCACCGCCGATTACCGCGCCCCAGATCCTGTGGGTGAACATGGTGACTTCCGTCGCTCTTGGCCTCGTCATCTCTTTCGAGCCGCATGAGAAGGATGTGATGCGCCGCCCGCCACGTGAAGTCTCCCGCCCCATCCTCGACGCCTTCGGCCTGTGGCGCGTAGCCTTCGTTGGCGTAGCGCTGCTGGTGCTAACGCTGTGGGCCTTCGCCTGGATGAGGAGAGATGACGCCTCCGACGCACTCGCGCGCACCGCGGCTGTCAATGCCCTGGTGCTGGGGCAGGTCTTCTACCTTCTTAACAGTCGCTTCAAGGTCGAATCTTCACTGGATCTGAAGGTTCATCTCGACAACCGTGCCCTGCCTCTGGGCATCGGGGCAGTGGTGATCCTGCAACTGCTCTTCACCTACGCGCCGCCGTTGCAATTGCTGTTCGAGACCCAAGGCATGGGCCCCGGCACATGGCTTGGCCTCCTGTTCGCGGGAATGGTGTTCTTTTTCCTGGTTGAGACAGAGAAGATGGCCATCCGAAGGCTCTCGCGTCGCTCGGCCCGGCCTGCGCCGTGA